agctgaGCACCGACCTGACAACTGACCCCATGGCATGTATGCatagcatgtatgagtgccgCCTACTGGCAGCTGCCATTGTGAGCGAACGGGCCCCTGGTTGTCAGCAATCAAGGGTAGTGTGATGGGTGAAGCACAAATATCTTATAAGCAAGGCCTGTGGGCAGCTATGTGTGAAATCATCACTGCATGTATACTAGTGTACATCTGCTCTACCTtttacaaaccaaatgggtttgctcactgTCGCTCACCGCCTACTTCTCGTAATGCTTTCTCTGCACCAGTCCAACTTATCTTTGTTTGCCATTAATGCTTTGCGAAAGGAGGCCCAGGTCTGGTATAGACAAAACACTGCTGACAGTCCCACTAGTTGGAACATACGAAATCAGATTTTCAGTACTCAACAGTTGTAAATCCTCACCATGCAGTGAAATAAACACTCACCAAATAATCTGAGCATTGTCTTCAGGAAGCGAGGATCCACgctagaattatctcccttggcttTCCAGGCATCTGTGACTGAGGTTAAGTGTCGATTTACAAAGTTTATGTAGACAAACTTCCAGCCTTGTTTCCATAAAAACAGCTCAATACTCTTCATGGCCTCATAAATAATATCTAAGGAGGAAAAAACGAAAAcacaaattaataaaaataaataataaattccAAAGAATTTTAGACAGGGTGATCTAACATGTTAAACAATGTAAAATGGCGATAATATCCACCACTAGCTGGAAAGCTTAATACTGATGCATGGACTTGAAAGTATGATTGGTACATCGAAAATTAACTTAGGATTGGTGAAAAGGATCAGAGCTGTGGTTCAGTTAATATATAAACAAATTAGTCTCACCACGATGCTGGTTAGTCAAGATGGACTGCTTGAGGTTGTTGACGAGGAAGGTCAGGAGGTCGGCAGCGGTCTGGGACAGAGGTTGCCAGTGGCAGATCTTCTGGTAGCACAGTATCAACTGAAACAGAAGGAGAACATCTGGATGAACAGGTGAAGTTGGGCGGATGCTTGGATGTCACAGTGGTTTGTGCATATGCAGGTACATGCAACATGATCTGGTAGCATATCCTGTATGGGTGGGTATATTTTCTGGGTCTTAATCcacacattctcttcccacagatgtTACTAGTGATATCTTCcaacgtaacctctgttctaatacggccctcTTATGGTGCAAGTGCTTAGGACCCTTCATTGATTCccatcagatttagtagtgcttCAGTAAAACTAAAAAATCTTGCTCTGCACATTGTTTAAATGTTTCTTCACGATAGAACAAGGTCACGCAGTAGCAAATCAATGGCTTCTCAATTACCAGTGGACCATGGACAAGCTAGCCATGAAATGCCTTGTATGTCAGATCAACATAAGTCCCCAGCAGAGCAGGGTCCCGCATTCACTTGTGCTAGTCAAGTAACTCAATGTTGAATTCGAAGTCGATGTAACACATGCTGTTTGGACGGAGAGAATGGAGAGAAAGcatgctgccattttttgccgctaaGGGATTTTACAAGAACCAGGAAATAAGACCTAACTGGAATAGACTTTATATGGGAAAATATGACTTGAGTAACCTCTGTAGGGGGAAGATTGGATTTACAAAGCATTAAAAGCCATCGTACCTATATAGTTTATCATAGGCAAACATGTGATGTAGCGCTGTGGATCAAGGGCTAGATTTCTCTTAATGTTAGTATATgccacttacgactatcttagcgctaagacagctcAAAAAGTCTAGGCCCTGGTCCCTGGTAGCATATCCTCAACTAAAACTTCAGGGTTGCCAAAGATGATTTTAGACTGTATGAAGAGTTACATGGTGATAGAGATGGTACCAGGATTTCCCGTATGTAAGTCCACAGGAAATTACACCCATAGGCAGGTTCAGGTTATCTGTGTTATTCTGTTTAAATAAATGGGCCTCAGATATTGTACTGAATCTTGAACGTGAAACCAGACACTTTAATCATTAGGGTACTGACCTCAGTACAAACAGAACTACCCCAGTACAAACAGAACTACCCCAGTACAAACAGAATTACCCCAGTACAAACAGAACTACCCCAGTACAAACAGTACAAACAGAATTACGTTGTCCGTGTTAAGCTTGTACATCGAACTGACACTTACTCTCTTCATCATTCTGTCCTCTTCTGCAGCAGCTCCAGCCTCGAGGATAGTGTGTCGCACAACCTGGATCATCGGCGACGGATCTGAATAGACAAATGTCAAGGTCAATAGAACaaataatcaacaacatgaaacaaattaatACCTCTCATCTCTCACAATTCATCAGacttggatcatgttccattgATTTGAGGGTTTATTCCCTTTCTAACATTTCGGTGACAATGACTAACTGCCTAAAAAAAGCAGCTCTTTAAGTTGTCCCACTGAGATGAACACATAATAATCTCCATCTTAAATTATTCCAAAATCTTTTTGTTGCTTAACACACTACTGAAATGTTTCCACATAacatattcaagtctggaccaaacaacccagtgattgatattatgagcaaaacCTCATGTAATCATTGTATCAAAGCCAAACCATACTGACGACGATATATTCAGTTGCCCCTAGCAACCTGTGACTCATGTTGGGCCAATCACAAACACTTGATCTTCAGCACCCACCAGTATTCAGCTTTATCTATGGCTGTCAGGTGTGCTGACTCCCAGAGGCATGGCATTGTATCCAATTTGCATAGATtcatcatgatatcaaccactggagTGTCAAGTTTAGAATAGACCATTCAAGCACTGACTTCATATGGAAGAGTAAAACATTATTATTTACATTGATAGCAACTTTTGGGCGCAGGTTCTAACACTGTCATCAAGCAAGTCATCAAGCAAGTCAATGTGCAGTCATTGTGTTGCCATCAATAAATCTAGAACCTGCTCTCAAATCTCacaaaagaagttgttcatccatacatCGTTTGCCTTCCTTACTACTCAAACTTATAAATGCCTcgccaagagtgagtgagtgagtgagtggagttttactctgcttgtagcaatgttccagcaatatcatggcaggggacaccagaaatgggtttctaacattgtacccatgtgggaattgaacACGGGTTTTCAGTGTGACGCATGTAtgtttaaccactgggctaccccatcacaTCGCCTATCAAAGACGTTACTGACACGATAAGGCTGGTGATAATACACCAGTTACTGACATGATAAGGCTGGTGATAAGGCACCAGTTACTGACATGATAAGGCTGGTGATAAGGCACCAGTTACTGACATGATAAGGCTGGTGATAAGGCACCAGTTACTGACATGATACGGCTGGTGATAAGGCACCAGTTACTGACATGATAAGGCTGGTGATAAGGCACCAGTTACTGACATGATACGACTGGTGATAAGGCACCAGTTACTGACATGATACGACTGGTGATAAGGCACCAGTTACTGACATGATACGGCTGGTGATAAGGCACCAGTTACTGACATGATACGGCTGGTGATAAGGCACCAGTTACTGACATGATAAGACTGGTGATAATACACCAGTTACTGACACGATACGGCTGGTGATAAGGCACCAGTTACTGACATGATAAGGCTGGTGATAATACACCAGTTACTGACATGATAAGACTGGTGATAAGGCACCAGTTACTGACATGATAAGGCTGGTGATAAGGCACCAGTTACTGACATGATGCGGCTGGTGATAAGGCACCAGTTACTGACATGATAAGGCTGGTGATAAGGCACCAGTTACTGACATGATACGGCTGGTGATAAGGCACCAGTTACTGACATGATACGGCTGGTGATAAGGCACCAGTTACTGACATGATACGGCTGGTGATAAGGCACCAGTTACTGACATGATACGGCTGGTGATAATACACCAGTTACTGACATGATACGACTGGTGATAAGGCACCAGTTACTGACATGATAAGGCTGGTGATAATACACCAGTTACTGACATGATACGGCTGGTGATAAGGCACCAGTTACTGACATGATACGGCTGGTGATAAGGCACCAGTTACTGACATGATAAGGCTGGTGATAAGGCACCAGTTACTGACATGATAAGGCTGGTGATAAGGCACCAGTTACTGACATGATAAGGTTGGCGATAAGGCACCAGTTACTGACATGATACGGCTGGTGATAAGGCACCAGTTACTGACATGATAAGGCTGGTGATAAGGCACCAGTTACTGACATGataaggctggaatattgctgattaaacaaacagacaaatgtGATGGACAGCAGATGCTGGGGACAATTCTATCCCTGAATCCTCAAAGTCCCTGCCTGTTTGAAACACTCACCTGTTCCTCCTAGGAGAGAGAGTGGCCACACACCAACAACAGCCAGCACAGGCTCCATGTAACTCAGACAGCCGTTGGTCAGCAGCTTGAAGATGAAGACTCTCACCTGCTCAAGGTCACCTGAAAGTGGACATATACTGTAGCACTAATCGAGAAAAAAACTACAAATCTGATTAAACTGTCAGCTTGTCAGAGTGTTTAGACATTGTTGCATTACAGTTTTTCAACATGGAGTTAGAGCATCATTGCTGTCAAACATTCACTCCAAACCCAAATTTGCTGAAATTAAAGTTCATTTGTGCGTCCCTGAATGCCATTTAGTTAAATGTTCAGGAAATGCTATGTTTATGATAAATCAGATTGGTTCAAGAATGCTGAACACTtgacagtcactgaaaataccctcttaaatatatttcactttaaaacaattgaaaaaaataaaacacgAAACATAGAACTCATTCTTTTTGTGAGAGTAAACATGACCAATGTTCAAACTTATGTTCATACCTTCATATCGGCAGAGAGCTGTGAACATTCGACTGAAACAGAGAACATACAGATCCCATTAATAGGCAGTCTACCTTTCATCTGACTCAAAAgaggactgatgaattgcaatgagtgagtgagtgagtgagtttagttttactccgcactcagcaatattctagctatatggcggcggtctgtaaataatcgagtctggacgagacaatccagtgattatccAACATTAGTTGCATCTTACAACAAGAATGGGGAGCCGAAAATAAATTCACAGATCTTCACCAGCTTATGACAACATTAAAATTTTGTATCACAGCATGATAAGAAAATGGTACACAATAACAGTTCACAGCTGTTGACCACTCTTGTGATGCGTGCTATCACTGGAACAGAACTGACAGACCAACGATAAACAGTATGTTTGAATCTGTGATGAAACGATCCTGGCagctaagggaggcaactctgtaaAGTGACGGCACATACATGTATCTGGACATGGAAGATGGACATGGATGTCTTATATTGAATGAGAAGATGTCATGGGAGCAGAGAAACAAAAAAGTTGAATGCAAAACATCCAAATGCACCAGATACCAATTTATCTTGcattattctgtttaaatgagAATTGGCAGGGGTTTCATACAGAATCTGTGGTACAATGTGGAATTGACCAGACCATCTGTACTGCACTCCTGTATTTATCTACTGATGATGAGGTTGGGATTTATTTCAGTAAGGGATCTTAGTTACTCAAGCCAGACTTTCGAGAAGTACAAAGAGAACTGACCAGAGAGCCAGACGACCAGGGAGAGCAGCACATGGCAGGAAGATGGAGTTCCACAGCAGTTCCATCAGCTGGTAGCGTGGACACTCCTGCTGCAGTGAGAGAAgaggcatcatcatcatcaccatcatcatcatcaccatcatcaccatcatcatcatcatcatcatcaccaccatcatcatcataatcaccatcaccatcatcaccaccaccatcatcatcatcaccaccaccatcatcatcatcaccatcatcaccaccaccaccatcatcatcatcaccaccatcatcatcatcatcatcaccatcaccaccatcaccatcatcaccaccatcatcatcatcatcatcaccaccaccaccatcatcaccaccatcaccaccaccatcatcatcaccatcaccaccaccatcatcatcatcatcaccaccatcatcatcatcaccatcatcaccaccatcatcatcaccaccatcatcatcaccaccatcatcatcatcatcatcaccatcatcaccaccatcatcatcatcatcatcatcaccaccaccatcatcatcatcatcaccaccatcaccatcaccatcatcatcatcaccatcatcatcatcatcatcatcaatcacCCCCCTCCTAAAGCAGTTCAACTAGGGCAGAAGAATGTTATTGGTGACTGTGCAATGCTTTTCattagttaccatggttaccaatTTCACTGAAAAGCATGTAGAGATCAGGGAAAACTTCAGATTTTGCCAAACAAAGGCAACTCTGCATAATGCTTTGCTAAAAATCCCAAAGAAACAAAGAATGATAATAAACACAAGTTACCGTATGCTTCTCCAGTACAGCAGTGATGAGCTCAAGTATCCGCGTCTCTGTGTCCGTCATGAACGGCCCCTTTACATCAGAGCCTGCGCAGCATGCTGCATACACCAGAGGGAGCTGATCACGGCTGCTGGTCTGTAGAGTCTGTCAAGCATATGAACTAGAAATATGTTCCCGAACTACTTGCAGGTAAAGATTGCAGTGAGAATTTTTGAACAAAATTTTCGttatactgcttgacaagtaatAGAGGAGCCACAACCTGACCAGTGACCCAAATTTGCATACATGGAAACATTCCAtgtgaaacaagagggaaacaggttgttgtctaaataatgaaaagttcaatttcctcctGCAAATCATGCCGGGATGGTGCTTTGCTAAACTACTGGTAAATCCTTGtgcgagacacgtgttaaacagtggTGGTATTGATTTCATGCCACGGTCACGGCCTATCAGGATCAAGATTGGCAATCAATGGCAAGAAAAGACCCACCCAAACATCACATGCCAACAACACATCAACAGACACAGAATCCAGGTGCAAAAGTAACTAAATCATAAACAGTAATTAGAATTATGTAAAATATCTATTTCAAATTGAACTCACCTTGACAACAGCCCTGAAAATCTCCATGGCAACATCTGTTGTGAACTGCTTTTCGATGACACTTTTGCAGAAGGAAGTGGGCGTGGCATCTGTTGACTGGAGATAGCTCTCTAGCTCCCTCTCTGCCCTTGTGACTATGATAACAAGCCATTGTTGCAGCAAGAATGACAAAGTAGTACGAACCAGTACGAACGAACGAActaacaaacgaacaaacaaatgACTAAATTGACTTAATGTCAAAATACACATATGAACTAACCAGGAGATAAACCTagagtgtttgaaaatcagataCATGCTGTACTGAACTGATGGCAACTAAATTTCAGTTGGAACTGAACGGTCTAAAATCAGATGAACGTCAAACCAGAATTGATGCTgtctgatttttctgaacaaccaatcagaatccagtatATTCTTGAGTCATGATAGAATGAGTAATGAATTTAAGACAAGTGATAGACCCAAATCTCCCACATTACAGTCATCTTCCCAAGAGACACATCTCATGCATGTTGGTCTGGGGGTGACACACTAAACACTATTACAGTTTGTGTAGTAGCTATCTGATGGATAACCATctagtaaccatggcaacagtaGAATTAATCCACCATGATTCTCAAGTGTTGAACATGAACCTACCTGGAGCAGATGACAGGTTCTGGGTTACGGTCTTCATTATCTGGAACCAATAGAACTTACATGTATTGTCAATTACTTGGAGAAAACAACTGGTCCACATTCTCAGCAAAAGggggttaccatggttacggGGAAGACATTATTTTTCCTCATATTGTACCAACCAGGGGCATGCATAAAACATATACTTAAAACAGTCAatggatttttttaaaaataaaaacatttcggCAGCATATAATTCCAGAACTAATGACAACTAAAGTTCATTGACAGTCACAATCCCATCTCATCCTATCAAGTACCTAGTTACTGCTGGGAGACATTTTGATCAATGCCAGCAAAACCGGTGACTGTTCAATCTGATTTccccaaaatatttttcatttcacgGTCACactataaatattatatatcaaaGGTATAACAAGGTGATtgcaataatcaaatctggaccacacaaacaGGCATCAACAACCTTCCAAACTGTCAGTATATACCATGAtacacaatcagtcaatcaTTCCGTCCTTCTGGCAACCCATGCATAAATCAACGAAAAGGATCTGATGATCATGCTTTGTGACTTGTTGGCTTTCTTATCATGTCATCACAAAGTACCAGTTGTGTAaattgatggtcatgctgttgatcactggactgtctggtacagactcgattatttccaggcAGTGTTAAACAAGCAAATAAATCCTGACCCATGACGTCACCCTGCCCTACACCTACCTGTTTTTTCTCAGGAGCAGCATCTGATTCAAGACTTTTCCGTTTTCGAGTCTTCTTCTCTTGTTCCTTCTTCTCCTTGTTCTCCTgcctgaaagagtgagtgagtgagtgagtgagtgagtgagtgagtgagtttaggacATTCTACAAGGTCACAGTTTACAGTGATTATCCAAGTCGAGTAAAATTTACCCCACTTgtctaaaattttgaattatttgATGTTTAAGGTGCAGCATGCAGATGAACTGACACAGTTTTAAGTGAAGTTAAACTTTGTTTGAATGCTTAGAGTGGGTAAGGAGCCAAATGTAGGTAGAAGGATGACTGACATGGCTGACTTATTTCATACTGAAGAAGAACTCAAGGGTATACATACCTTTTGGCCAACTGCTGTTTAGCTAAAGATATCTCTGCAGATCTCACTACTGGGAAGAAAGGGGCATCGCTCTGACCAACAGTCCCAGGCTTGGAGTACACAGCCTTTGGTCTCACAGTTGTCGAAGAAAGATCAGCACCGAAATTTGGCAAATCCGATTGAGGCCGAGCTAGCCGTGCTACCCGTCTGTGCATCCCTGAAGTCATGGAAGACACTGCTTCGTCCAATGGTGCTATTTTGGTAAACTTTGCACCATCAGGAGTAGGGGGGGTTTCAGGCCGGTTTTTGGTTTTCCTTAAAGTCtttctttttgatttacccTTCTTAATAGGAGGGTCATCTAGAAGTCCTGTTGGGGATGGAGGTAGCGGTGAAACAGGATCCCGAATACGCAGAAAGTTCATTGGCGATGGTGGAGGTGTTGCGGTGGAGACAGATGCCAAAGAGAACTCACTACGTAGTAAGGCACTGATGGAGGAAAAACTTCCCTGCGTAAGCGCAACAATttcaggggaggcaactctttcAGGTGTCTGTGAGCCAGACCCTGTCATGATGGACTTGGGCTCCTTCACATCCTCAGCAAATGTGTCCTCTTCATCCAGTTCCTGCAGTTCTGGGATCAGGCTCAGGGCGTCCAGGAGACCAGGACCTTCTGTGGAGTTGGTGGTCTCAGAATTGTTGACAGTAAAACCAAATGAATTTTGGGACTCAACACGTTTCCTCTTGCTTCCATCATCAGAATCTTCCTCAGAATCAGACATCTGGTCAGTATTTTGGGTCTTTTCAGGCTGATCTCCAGCATCAACTTTTTCTTGTACATTCTCCTGACTGACAACTGACATCTCTTTCAAAGTCACAGATTCTTCATTTTGGTCCATTTCCTCAACATTATGGCCAATGTCAGATGGAGCTTCTCCTGGTTCAAGTTTTTCTTTACCAGTCTCCTCAACGTCTTTGTTCATAACAATGGAAAGATCTTCAGCATTCACTTCATCTTGAGATGCCTCCATCAAAATATCACCACTTTCATCTGCCAGTCTAGCTTCTATAACCTGCTTAATCCCCACTTTTCCCATTGTTCTTGTTTCTTCCTCTTTCAATTCCTTCCTAGAACTATCAAGTTCTTTTGATTCCTTCCTTGTCTTTTTCTCTGCAGTTGAGGGTTCCTCATCATCTACTGTCTTAGCCTCTTCCTGATCAAAACTCATCTGCCTCTTCATGTTGGCTCTCTTCAACTGATTGGCCCTGGTGGTCCTTGTGGTGTCCTCAGGCTGAGGTACCAGCTCATCACTAGCGCTCACCCTCTGCAGCTTTCTCCGTGTCTTCCTGTAGCTGCCTTGGATGTCACCATCCCTTTTGCTGTCCTCACTGGCCACATCTGCTTTGCTGGTCTCATCACTGTCCTTGCTGATAACACCCTCTGACAAGGTAACATCCTTGTCCTTTGCAACATCAACAGTCACATCCTTGATGATTACACCCTTATCATTTGTCACATCCTTATCTTCATTGCTTACACCCTCTTCTGCTGTTATACCCTTGACCTTGGTCAGATTCCTGTCCTTGAAGCTGAAAGTACCAACCTCGGCCACATTGTTACCTACTTCGTCACCTACATCTTTGCAAGTGACATCCTCAGTCACATCCTTGTCCTTAGTCAAATCTCTGTCCGTGCTAGTCACATCCTTGTTTTCAGCTGAATGTTTTTCCTTGCTAATCACAGCATTATCTTTAATTAAATCTTTATCCCTGCTTATCAAATCCTTGTCCTTGGTTGAACATGTGTCCTTTGTCATCACGTCCCTGTCCCTGATCACACCTGTGGCTACTTCCTCAGCTACACTGCCACTCACATCATTGTTCTTGGATGTATCTTTGACCTCAGTAGTCATTTCCATGTCTGCATCTTCAGTCATGTCCTTGGCCTTGCTTATCACGCCCTTGGGTACCTCCTTGGCTGCATTTGGGCTGGTCACATTCATAACTttggatacatcactttttaCATTGCTGGTTTCAGTTTTGTTCTTGTTGGCTACATCTGCCCTTAGTAACCTTCTACTTCTGAGACACTGTCCTTCATCCTTTTCAGGTTTTGGTGATGTCTGACCAGTAATGGATGAGTGAGCTGGACCTTTGTCTTGGACATTTTCATACATTTCTAGATGCCCATTGTATTTACCACAATGATCATTTGAGTCAGTTTTAGCAGACAGTTGTCTCTCTCCCTCTTGTGTATCCTCTTGCCCAGTTGAATCCGATTCTGGTGCTGGCGGCAACAGTGTTTCTGATGTGACCAATGTCTCAGATTTTTCAGTACTGGGCAATTCTGATCCACAGATACTTTCGTTTACAGAGTTTTCTTCTTCTGTTGCTTCAACCTCAGCAGCAAAACTAGAGTTTATTGATGATGGTCCATGAACAGCACCATCCATATCACTGCCTGTATGCCCCTTTGAACTGTCTGAGGAAGTTGGCAGAAACTGTGTAGTGACTGATTTTTTCATAGATTTTGACTGAATTAAGTCTGCCTGTGGAGCAGATTCActcatattgtctttagcacaCTTATCCTGACCTTTCTCTTCCACATCAGCACTGTTTGAGATCACAGATTCAGGAAAAACACTTTCCGATCTTGACTGAATTGTCTTAGCACTAATCTGTTTTGGAGacactgagactttgtctttgtCCACCTCTGATTCAACAGCTGTCACATCTGATACATATTTCAATGGACTTTTTGTGCTAGCATTGAAGTCCTTGTCCAGAGAAAGATCTAGAGATTTCACAGATTTAACCGGACTACTGAAAACACTGTCTGAAGCTGATGACTGAAGATTCTCCTGATATACCACCACTTTGATTGTGTCCATGTCACTATCTGTCACTGAACCTGATATTCCAGCACTGCAGGCTCCGTCCATTTCAGAAACAGATGACATATCTGGTCCAGCCAGTGTTGTCTTTCCCTTATTTTTAACATCCTCAGATGTACTCCCAGAATCAGTTCCTGACTTCCTCTTCAACATGTTGAGTCTATCTTTCTCTAAGTTTGTAAGACATTTCTTCTTCTCATGTGCAGATTTCAGTTTTTCTACAATCAAATCTGTTTTTCGTTGAGCTTCTGTCTTCGTAACAACCTCTAGAGGCTCACTGTCTCCAGAGTGTTTGGTCTCACTTCCAGATTTTTCTGACAAACTCCTAGTAATGCGCcttctttcaaaaataatgtCTGCAAAGTCCTTTTCTGTCTCAAAAGGTTGGTAACGATGTCTGGAAAGTTGAACTTGTCGCTTTGGCATGAGAGAACTAGGTCCTTCCTTTGCTCGAGAATTCTTTTCATCTTCTTCGGACAATGCATTCGATGTATCCCTTGACTTAGAGCAATAACCTGGAAATACGTTATCTGAGGGGAAAGTACCTCTTGAAGAACTATTTTGGCTCTGCTGAGAACTTGGATGTGATTTCCTATCTTTAAAGTTCTTAACAGATTTTCCTTGTCCTCTTTTAGTAGATGTTACAGACATAGTTTCAATGACCAAATCCATTCTGTCCATATTATGCTCAGAGAGAAATGATTTGCTTGCAATATTCACAGATGGAATATCATCAAGTACTTTAT
This genomic stretch from Haliotis asinina isolate JCU_RB_2024 chromosome 4, JCU_Hal_asi_v2, whole genome shotgun sequence harbors:
- the LOC137281282 gene encoding serine-rich adhesin for platelets-like; its protein translation is MDRQEGLPPFDVEETVWCEGCRKLKKEVKRLQEEHAINYQTLKQKIISTDLLIRKYRTKCEEYDVQNKRLEDLSRKLDRSQLDCEMLETQLKASLQSTEPLKQTRVDLEAKLKVKDREILNLKNSLEGAEMMRRQFEALIASNDILSNEEDKKQREKKIQALESSNSRYANQMKSARDDLKSLKSELSRSSKHGRDVEIKLSKSLTKLEKYWKLLKDNDLLPKGERKPNKAKVLDDSLWETSQEEDLEDTGPLGDEVDDHQEGADQSDNNDDDAHGENVEDDDFMDVGGEDVDDDPEDGDYPSIDFPFTFSPICTPVSPLPPSPVPTKQRKASSPATPTTSTVFENEDSMDIMAESLQSQLLKELTASKTKSLRRSPRLNRGKDRTIVSSSDEQAVSVSESLRTNRVKKQKVQDSRAEQPEKGAGKTAIEPSARLQNRLDFSECEGYDLETSLPGISDLSNGELEEGTVYGGNRKGSSPFPVQNLIEDLKRLKEVAQSTMSDDEEQEDSVMLKLRPRNKTVLQQSPLTDRTGTRSPVSSANQSCSTDEKENVTENLQDRPVTPKKVLGTSSKSDERVRCEVNNQTDRVTRSMSQPADEKTKQSRLLAPRPKSAMAKMEDGFLTPTPPKSKKMRPISPKSGAEPSPKKQTRTRTTSLPSDLSDVESFKVRKSPRSRSETLNSTDSLQLKKSLRSRSVESLYVKDADNPVRVLRSRSKDIYSDSPDSKFSRACSPAKQKKDSFVKRKAPKEEKLKTVVDMEVQNSETLNNIGTSDSRGPENTKCATPKLKKGSAKEQTRSGVVLGKKSSITDDMMDIEDTEAMDSGQMDMEEADRAIVKGGSDTAECSETVKAAIATCNTGVISGMDIKIDSSPDSVKASNQALEKKHSSSESDIFSENGHNKDSLDETLKGSVSSAKTVVSSESVSDSSVSVETPVKCSKQKSTPKTMSGDSGSNFKAKAVSLPSKSSKSDFHKQVVSSDSSDSSLEEENQKGRKEGTQKKCPKKRVIDTSSQSGTDEDERANAKDSGGHLASDSSPGLEAESDTDKISPGTKTQEKMAVKAVPTLSSSDSEVEDTKRSEPRPPSRKPRKTLNTRVRGSGKKTSKATRNQQKVFTSKEFISTESDSDESDSLQAKKPDKVLDDIPSVNIASKSFLSEHNMDRMDLVIETMSVTSTKRGQGKSVKNFKDRKSHPSSQQSQNSSSRGTFPSDNVFPGYCSKSRDTSNALSEEDEKNSRAKEGPSSLMPKRQVQLSRHRYQPFETEKDFADIIFERRRITRSLSEKSGSETKHSGDSEPLEVVTKTEAQRKTDLIVEKLKSAHEKKKCLTNLEKDRLNMLKRKSGTDSGSTSEDVKNKGKTTLAGPDMSSVSEMDGACSAGISGSVTDSDMDTIKVVVYQENLQSSASDSVFSSPVKSVKSLDLSLDKDFNASTKSPLKYVSDVTAVESEVDKDKVSVSPKQISAKTIQSRSESVFPESVISNSADVEEKGQDKCAKDNMSESAPQADLIQSKSMKKSVTTQFLPTSSDSSKGHTGSDMDGAVHGPSSINSSFAAEVEATEEENSVNESICGSELPSTEKSETLVTSETLLPPAPESDSTGQEDTQEGERQLSAKTDSNDHCGKYNGHLEMYENVQDKGPAHSSITGQTSPKPEKDEGQCLRSRRLLRADVANKNKTETSNVKSDVSKVMNVTSPNAAKEVPKGVISKAKDMTEDADMEMTTEVKDTSKNNDVSGSVAEEVATGVIRDRDVMTKDTCSTKDKDLISRDKDLIKDNAVISKEKHSAENKDVTSTDRDLTKDKDVTEDVTCKDVGDEVGNNVAEVGTFSFKDRNLTKVKGITAEEGVSNEDKDVTNDKGVIIKDVTVDVAKDKDVTLSEGVISKDSDETSKADVASEDSKRDGDIQGSYRKTRRKLQRVSASDELVPQPEDTTRTTRANQLKRANMKRQMSFDQEEAKTVDDEEPSTAEKKTRKESKELDSSRKELKEEETRTMGKVGIKQVIEARLADESGDILMEASQDEVNAEDLSIVMNKDVEETGKEKLEPGEAPSDIGHNVEEMDQNEESVTLKEMSVVSQENVQEKVDAGDQPEKTQNTDQMSDSEEDSDDGSKRKRVESQNSFGFTVNNSETTNSTEGPGLLDALSLIPELQELDEEDTFAEDVKEPKSIMTGSGSQTPERVASPEIVALTQGSFSSISALLRSEFSLASVSTATPPPSPMNFLRIRDPVSPLPPSPTGLLDDPPIKKGKSKRKTLRKTKNRPETPPTPDGAKFTKIAPLDEAVSSMTSGMHRRVARLARPQSDLPNFGADLSSTTVRPKAVYSKPGTVGQSDAPFFPVVRSAEISLAKQQLAKRQENKEKKEQEKKTRKRKSLESDAAPEKKQIMKTVTQNLSSAPVTRAERELESYLQSTDATPTSFCKSVIEKQFTTDVAMEIFRAVVKTLQTSSRDQLPLVYAACCAGSDVKGPFMTDTETRILELITAVLEKHTECPRYQLMELLWNSIFLPCAALPGRLALCRMFTALCRYEGDLEQVRVFIFKLLTNGCLSYMEPVLAVVGVWPLSLLGGTDPSPMIQVVRHTILEAGAAAEEDRMMKRLILCYQKICHWQPLSQTAADLLTFLVNNLKQSILTNQHRDIIYEAMKSIELFLWKQGWKFVYINFVNRHLTSVTDAWKAKGDNSSVDPRFLKTMLRLFGNVYHLPKFLHKHKDFVKVIKRCFISTLERPTEHIDVQLTAAEVLEELSPFHPQFIMDVLREWFKHNKDKIPAQQQTNLEQTRQTLIATIQSFSVEEFV